A single genomic interval of Aphidius gifuensis isolate YNYX2018 linkage group LG6, ASM1490517v1, whole genome shotgun sequence harbors:
- the LOC122859787 gene encoding gustatory receptor for sugar taste 64f-like, whose product MINQENFYTAMGPTIKVAQYFGILPITGVLKQSPRLISANVFFGNAIMSLILFLRFSPKWIKLLKKWEEMENILNSFDISTGLADRYAWLNKSIKNSSRRKFQVLYWYQIRKNYAILSDLVKQTNDDLSALIFLSYYTNLYFICLQLFQGITIQRNGGLNKIYFFVSFCYLISRTIAVTISASRINVESKVVLPNIYSCPSSAFTNETKRLQHQISTDDVVLTGMNFFSITRNFMLVTAGVIVTYEVVLLQLIVTTNK is encoded by the exons atgata aaccaagaaaatttttatactgcCATGGGACCAACAATCAAAGTTGCTCAATATTTTGGAATTCTTCCAATTACTGGAGTCTTGAAACAATCACCAA ggTTGATATCAGCCAATGTATTTTTTGGAAATGCAATCATGAGTCTCATACTTTTTCTTCGATTTTCACCAAAATGGATAAAACTTCTAAAAAAATGGGaagaaatggaaaatattttaaacag tttCGAT atATCAACTGGACTTGCTGATAGATATGCATGGTTAAACAagagtataaaaaattcatcaagacGAAAATTTCAAGTTCTTTACTGGTATCAGATCAGAAAAAATTACGCAATACTCAGTGATCTtgttaaacaaacaaatgatgatttatcagctttaatatttttgtcataTTACACAAATTTGTACTTTATTTGTCTTCAACTATTTCAAGGAATAAC aATTCAAAGGAACGGAggattgaataaaatttatttttttgtatcgttTTGCTATCTCATCAGTAGAACAATTGCAGTTACAATTTCAGCATCAAGAATTAACGTTGAGAGTAAAGTGGTTCTACCGAATATTTATTCTTGTCCATCATCAGCATTTACTAATGAG ACAAAACGACTTCAACATCAAATATCAACTGATGATGTTGTCCTCACaggaatgaattttttttctataactcGTAATTTTATGCTAGTT actGCTGGTGTTATTGTTACATACGAAGTTGTCCTGCTGCAATTAATTGTCACAACCAATAAgtaa